A single window of Gammaproteobacteria bacterium DNA harbors:
- a CDS encoding DUF615 domain-containing protein — translation MSDYFDDDALDGEDIKSRSELKREVQALQSLGRLLTKLPAAQLDSMSLPENLRGALADYQRFTSRAAMKRQLLYIGRVMRNIDPEPIKQAHQRLLNQDHKVNAHFHRLEKWRDRLLSEGDSALTELIDEAPGIDAQQVRQMIRSAQREASQNRPPKSARAIFQYLKGALKSDG, via the coding sequence ATGAGTGATTATTTCGACGATGACGCGCTGGATGGTGAGGATATTAAAAGCAGATCCGAACTAAAGCGTGAAGTACAGGCACTACAGTCACTTGGCAGATTACTCACTAAGTTGCCCGCAGCGCAACTCGACAGCATGAGTTTACCTGAAAACCTGCGCGGTGCACTCGCCGATTATCAGCGCTTCACATCACGCGCCGCCATGAAACGTCAGTTGCTCTATATTGGCAGGGTCATGCGTAACATTGACCCCGAACCGATCAAGCAGGCTCACCAACGCTTGCTCAACCAAGACCACAAAGTCAACGCCCACTTTCACCGACTGGAAAAATGGCGTGATCGTTTATTGAGTGAAGGTGATAGCGCACTCACAGAGCTCATCGACGAAGCCCCCGGAATCGATGCACAACAGGTGCGCCAAATGATTCGAAGTGCACAACGTGAAGCCAGCCAAAACAGACCGCCCAAAAGCGCCCGAGCCATTTTTCAGTATTTGAAAGGGGCGCTAAAGAGTGATGGTTAA
- a CDS encoding YcgL domain-containing protein, which yields MKCSIYRGKRREDHYIYLAEANNFDPIPDTIKRLMGEFVLAMEIEITLESKLANGNAEEILTQIEAQGFFLQMPPKHEVLNVKVGSYERQKS from the coding sequence ATGAAATGCAGCATCTACCGTGGAAAGCGCCGAGAAGACCACTATATTTATCTCGCCGAAGCGAATAATTTTGACCCGATACCCGATACCATCAAACGATTAATGGGCGAATTTGTCCTGGCAATGGAGATTGAAATCACCCTGGAAAGCAAACTGGCAAACGGTAATGCCGAAGAGATATTGACACAAATTGAAGCGCAAGGATTTTTTCTGCAAATGCCGCCAAAACATGAAGTATTGAATGTAAAAGTAGGCAGCTACGAGCGCCAGAAGTCATAA